The following proteins are encoded in a genomic region of [Eubacterium] hominis:
- a CDS encoding Gfo/Idh/MocA family oxidoreductase, whose amino-acid sequence MNIGILGLGKISKRVANGIIHAKDGVLYGVASRNIEKAEAFQKECHAIKAYGSYEDLCLDDAIELIYICTPNHLHKEHIMLCLKHHKHVICEKPMLTNREDLKECFDYAKQQHCFLMEAHKTLFTPLNQKLIQMVREGVIGKLSMIDARYCSYLNVHEKDLSSWVLRGDVGGCLYDIGVYPIAYANYFAQSKLKHHDMMIRRKKEGYISQAQGMLMYENGVMAHIVCSWDASMENKGFLYGDEGYIVCENFWKNTRAYLIKNGEKTEISVQMESDFTGEVEHAISCIHQGLLESPVLPYAGSDEILKVIEEKRECD is encoded by the coding sequence ATGAATATTGGAATCCTGGGACTTGGAAAAATATCAAAAAGAGTAGCAAATGGCATTATTCATGCCAAAGATGGTGTTTTATATGGTGTAGCATCAAGAAATATAGAAAAAGCAGAAGCTTTTCAAAAAGAATGCCATGCGATCAAAGCTTATGGAAGCTATGAGGATTTATGTCTTGATGATGCAATAGAGCTGATTTATATTTGTACACCTAATCATTTACATAAGGAGCATATCATGTTGTGTTTAAAGCATCATAAACATGTGATCTGTGAAAAACCGATGTTGACTAATCGTGAGGATTTAAAAGAATGCTTCGATTATGCAAAACAACAGCACTGTTTTTTGATGGAAGCACATAAAACATTATTTACTCCGTTAAACCAAAAACTGATTCAGATGGTAAGGGAGGGTGTGATTGGAAAGCTTTCTATGATTGATGCTAGATATTGCAGCTATTTAAATGTTCATGAAAAAGACCTCAGCTCATGGGTATTGCGTGGTGATGTTGGAGGCTGTTTATATGATATTGGTGTTTATCCGATTGCCTATGCGAATTATTTTGCGCAAAGCAAACTGAAACATCATGATATGATGATTCGCAGAAAAAAAGAGGGCTATATTTCACAGGCACAGGGAATGCTGATGTATGAAAATGGTGTGATGGCACATATCGTATGTAGTTGGGATGCTAGTATGGAAAATAAAGGCTTTTTATATGGTGATGAAGGATATATCGTTTGTGAGAACTTTTGGAAGAATACACGTGCATATCTTATCAAAAATGGAGAAAAGACAGAAATCAGTGTACAGATGGAAAGTGATTTTACCGGAGAAGTGGAACATGCCATTTCCTGTATTCATCAGGGATTGTTAGAAAGTCCTGTGTTGCCCTATGCTGGCAGTGATGAAATATTGAAGGTCATAGAAGAAAAACGGGAATGTGATTGA
- a CDS encoding TIGR00266 family protein → MHYEIVGGQLPVVICKVDAGEKIYTESGGMCWMDDGFEMDSNTRGGLLKGLGRAMSGESIFMTTYTSPRDHAEIAFGSSFPGKIIPLTLREQESKIVQKTAFLAAEDSVQLKMHFRKKLGAGFFGGEGFILQRVSGPGTAFLEIDGDIVEKELAPGETIKVDQGYIAAFDESVSFDITTVKGLKNKFLSGEGFFLATLTGPGKVWLQTMPFSVLADRIIDIVPHK, encoded by the coding sequence ATGCATTATGAAATCGTAGGTGGGCAGCTGCCCGTTGTCATCTGTAAAGTAGATGCAGGTGAAAAGATTTATACAGAATCCGGTGGTATGTGCTGGATGGATGATGGTTTTGAAATGGATAGTAATACAAGAGGAGGGCTTTTAAAAGGATTAGGTCGTGCAATGAGTGGCGAATCTATCTTTATGACGACATATACAAGTCCTCGTGATCATGCGGAAATCGCATTTGGTTCAAGTTTTCCTGGCAAAATCATTCCTTTGACATTACGTGAGCAAGAAAGCAAAATCGTACAAAAGACTGCATTCCTTGCGGCTGAAGACAGTGTGCAGTTAAAAATGCATTTTCGTAAGAAACTTGGCGCAGGCTTTTTCGGTGGTGAAGGCTTTATCCTTCAAAGAGTCAGCGGACCTGGTACTGCATTCTTGGAAATCGATGGCGATATCGTAGAAAAAGAGCTTGCTCCTGGTGAAACAATCAAAGTAGATCAGGGATATATTGCGGCATTCGATGAAAGTGTCAGTTTTGATATCACAACCGTAAAAGGATTAAAAAATAAATTCTTAAGTGGAGAAGGTTTCTTTCTGGCAACATTAACCGGGCCTGGTAAAGTTTGGCTGCAGACCATGCCATTTTCCGTACTTGCTGATCGTATCATTGATATTGTTCCACACAAATAA
- a CDS encoding IS3 family transposase (programmed frameshift), with product MSKLTKEQKIEIYEKRKQGRSISSLSKEYAILIGNVKYLIRLLDKHGESILRKDKNKYYPPALKEEIINRVLLQHHSVKSTAIEYGLSSDGTLINWIKSYKENGCVIVERKKGRSPTMTKKNIVNKDYKDMAPEEKIKFLEDKNLYLEAENEYLKKLRAVVQARKNQQPKKVNGVYELQRKYPIRILLQISGLKRSTYYYTLSKTNKDMKNDEVMNAIIGIFYTHKGRYGYRRITLELANRGFRVNHKKVKRLMSVMGLYGITPKAKYKSYKGDMDGTVKNQLLTKVIDEESHKTYYERNFETTRCNEKWSTDVSEFHIASGKLYLSPIIDLHNREIISYSISKSPNFNQTKNMLDQAFDKHLNLNGLIFQSDQGWQYQMEPYHRMLKEKGIIQSMSRKGNCLDNSPMENFFGKMKNEMFYGHEYEFKTLDELEIAMEEYIQYYNTQRITTKLKGLTPVQYRTQSLVSLI from the exons ATGTCAAAACTAACGAAAGAACAAAAAATAGAAATCTATGAGAAAAGAAAACAAGGAAGGAGCATATCTTCATTATCCAAAGAATATGCAATTCTCATAGGAAATGTAAAATATTTAATCAGACTCCTTGATAAACATGGGGAGAGTATATTAAGAAAAGACAAAAACAAATATTATCCCCCAGCACTTAAAGAAGAAATCATAAACAGAGTCTTACTCCAACATCACTCTGTTAAATCAACTGCGATTGAGTATGGGCTATCTTCAGATGGTACATTAATTAATTGGATTAAGTCGTATAAAGAGAATGGATGTGTTATAGTAGAGAGGAAGAAAGGAAGATCTCCTACTATGACAAAGAAAAACATTGTGAACAAAGATTATAAAGATATGGCACCAGAGGAAAAGATTAAATTTCTCGAAGATAAAAATTTATATTTAGAAGCGGAGAATGAATACTTAAAAAAATTGAGAGCTGTAGTTCAGGCAAGGAAGAATCAACAACCGAAG AAAGTAAATGGTGTTTATGAATTACAGCGTAAATATCCTATTCGTATTCTTCTACAAATTTCAGGGCTGAAAAGAAGCACATATTATTATACTCTTTCTAAAACTAATAAAGATATGAAGAACGATGAAGTCATGAACGCTATTATAGGCATCTTCTATACGCATAAAGGACGCTATGGATACCGCAGAATCACGTTAGAATTAGCAAACAGAGGATTCAGAGTCAACCATAAAAAAGTGAAACGGCTGATGTCTGTGATGGGATTATATGGCATCACACCAAAAGCGAAATACAAATCCTATAAAGGAGATATGGACGGTACCGTAAAAAATCAGCTGCTTACAAAAGTTATCGATGAAGAAAGCCATAAGACTTATTATGAAAGAAATTTTGAAACAACAAGGTGTAATGAGAAGTGGTCAACAGATGTATCTGAATTTCATATAGCATCAGGTAAACTGTATCTATCACCGATCATCGATTTACACAACCGTGAAATCATATCCTACAGCATATCTAAAAGTCCTAATTTTAATCAAACGAAGAATATGCTTGATCAGGCATTCGACAAGCACCTAAACCTTAATGGATTGATTTTTCAATCTGACCAAGGCTGGCAATACCAGATGGAGCCTTATCATAGAATGCTTAAAGAGAAAGGAATTATTCAATCCATGTCACGTAAAGGCAACTGTTTAGATAACTCACCTATGGAAAACTTCTTTGGCAAAATGAAGAATGAAATGTTTTATGGACATGAATATGAATTCAAAACATTAGATGAATTAGAGATAGCCATGGAAGAATATATCCAGTATTATAATACACAAAGGATCACAACAAAATTAAAAGGATTAACTCCTGTGCAATACAGAACTCAATCCTTAGTAAGCTTGATTTAA
- a CDS encoding PilT/PilU family type 4a pilus ATPase: MVNIQTILQEALDSNASDIFLIAGHCYAFKINGNIENIGNERLTPDDTATLIKDIYAYAPQNRYEDFIASKDDDFSFSIPGLGRFRVNVYMQRNSQAAVLRVVRFDLPDPSLLGIPETITNLWSTKKGMILVSGPAGCGKSTTLACLIDKINENRNVHIITIEDPIEYLHSHKKSIVSQREVFHDTKDYPMALRSALREAPEVILVGEMRDLDTMETAVTAAETGHLILSTLHTMGAANTIDRMIDVFPSAQQQQIRVQLSMTLQAVISEQLVPALDNTMVPAFEIMIINPAIRTQIRDGKIHQLENSIIAGKDQGMISMDDSLVHLVKQGKISKENAVMYASNQERVKKKLLDI, from the coding sequence ATGGTAAATATACAAACAATCTTACAGGAAGCACTAGATAGTAACGCAAGTGATATCTTTTTAATCGCAGGGCATTGTTACGCCTTCAAAATTAATGGGAATATAGAAAATATAGGAAATGAACGATTAACACCAGATGATACAGCGACCTTGATCAAAGATATTTATGCATATGCACCACAGAATCGTTATGAAGATTTTATCGCCAGTAAAGATGATGATTTTTCCTTCTCCATCCCAGGCCTGGGGCGTTTTCGTGTGAATGTATATATGCAGCGTAATTCACAGGCAGCAGTATTGCGTGTCGTTCGATTTGATTTACCTGATCCATCCTTGCTAGGAATCCCAGAAACGATTACAAATTTATGGTCTACCAAAAAGGGAATGATCTTAGTCAGTGGTCCAGCCGGATGTGGCAAGTCTACTACTTTGGCCTGTCTGATTGATAAAATCAATGAAAATCGTAATGTACATATCATCACAATCGAAGATCCTATTGAATACTTACATTCCCATAAGAAAAGTATTGTGTCCCAAAGGGAAGTATTTCATGACACAAAAGATTATCCCATGGCACTTCGTTCTGCGCTTCGAGAAGCACCGGAAGTTATTCTGGTCGGAGAAATGCGTGATTTAGATACGATGGAAACCGCAGTCACTGCCGCAGAAACAGGTCATTTGATTTTATCTACTTTACATACTATGGGAGCTGCCAATACAATTGATCGTATGATTGATGTATTTCCAAGTGCCCAGCAGCAACAGATTCGTGTGCAGCTATCCATGACACTGCAGGCAGTTATCAGTGAACAGCTGGTGCCTGCATTAGATAATACCATGGTGCCCGCATTTGAAATCATGATCATCAATCCAGCCATTCGTACACAAATTCGTGATGGAAAAATCCATCAATTAGAAAATTCCATCATCGCAGGAAAAGATCAGGGAATGATTTCTATGGATGATAGTTTGGTACATCTAGTAAAACAGGGGAAGATCAGTAAAGAAAATGCAGTGATGTATGCTTCCAATCAAGAACGGGTAAAGAAGAAACTATTGGATATATAA
- a CDS encoding DUF4860 domain-containing protein has translation MRRHTVDVLFSLSLFMVFVICSFFLLLFQINGYHKISEDENSVYQASSYIKNMVRDYDRYQEITIEEIDGHSCLRLHNDHEVVYLYVDNHMLKELYQIDELSVNLSYGEERFAMDSMTIQEKNNKLYITMEHDGVKNTLMIALRSGGVLS, from the coding sequence ATGCGAAGACATACCGTGGATGTGTTATTTTCACTTTCGTTGTTTATGGTCTTTGTGATCTGCAGCTTTTTTCTCCTATTATTTCAAATCAATGGCTATCATAAAATCAGTGAAGATGAAAACAGTGTCTATCAGGCATCTTCCTATATAAAAAATATGGTAAGAGATTATGATCGTTATCAAGAAATCACAATAGAAGAAATCGATGGACATTCTTGTTTACGATTACATAACGATCACGAGGTGGTCTATCTTTATGTAGATAATCATATGTTGAAAGAACTATATCAAATAGATGAGTTATCTGTGAATCTGTCATATGGGGAAGAGCGTTTTGCGATGGATTCCATGACAATTCAGGAAAAAAACAATAAGCTTTATATCACAATGGAGCATGATGGCGTGAAAAACACCTTGATGATTGCCTTAAGAAGTGGAGGTGTATTATCATGA
- a CDS encoding type II secretion system F family protein: MSSNIWNDEEMYEFCTSMAMVLEGGLSLEDGMDVILESCEREHVKQDLLSLREDIKENGSFYVSVKDKPYIDDYAKKMMQIGEVSGHLDSVMNELAVYYERNDNLKHSLKDALVYPMILLVMMWCIVLLIIWKVLPIFDKVLHNMGAILSGSSKTMMSFGNTFAMISFVILSILLVFAGYLYFTRHKGQGGLLSRFFLTKKLFYNITMAKMTYALSLFVSSGYDSEEALAYLPGVVEHPLLQTKIHQCLKDIDEGEGFIEAMQKEKLYEGVYANMIFTGFHSGKSEEVLKKVSALYERDVDNSISTFLNTIEPGIVILLSIIVGVILLSVMLPLMSIMASV; encoded by the coding sequence ATGAGTTCAAATATATGGAATGATGAAGAAATGTACGAATTCTGTACGAGTATGGCAATGGTATTAGAGGGTGGATTGTCATTGGAAGATGGCATGGATGTGATATTGGAAAGCTGCGAGCGGGAACACGTAAAACAGGATTTATTATCTTTGCGTGAAGATATCAAAGAAAATGGAAGCTTTTATGTATCAGTAAAAGACAAACCATATATAGATGATTATGCGAAAAAAATGATGCAGATTGGAGAGGTAAGCGGACATTTAGATTCTGTCATGAATGAGCTTGCTGTTTACTATGAGCGAAATGATAACTTAAAACACAGTTTAAAAGATGCACTTGTGTATCCTATGATTTTGTTAGTGATGATGTGGTGTATTGTGTTATTAATTATATGGAAAGTACTTCCTATATTCGATAAAGTATTACATAATATGGGCGCAATCTTGTCGGGAAGTTCTAAAACGATGATGAGCTTTGGCAATACCTTTGCGATGATATCTTTTGTGATATTAAGCATCCTGCTGGTATTTGCTGGTTATCTGTATTTCACAAGACATAAAGGGCAGGGTGGATTGTTGTCACGTTTCTTCTTAACGAAAAAGCTGTTTTATAATATCACAATGGCAAAGATGACATACGCTTTATCCTTATTTGTATCCAGTGGCTATGACAGTGAAGAAGCACTTGCTTATCTGCCTGGTGTGGTAGAACATCCATTGCTTCAAACAAAGATTCACCAGTGTTTAAAAGATATTGATGAAGGAGAAGGCTTTATTGAAGCCATGCAGAAGGAAAAACTTTATGAAGGTGTTTATGCCAATATGATCTTTACCGGCTTTCACAGTGGGAAAAGTGAAGAAGTATTAAAGAAAGTCAGTGCCTTATATGAACGAGATGTAGATAACAGTATCTCTACCTTTTTGAATACGATAGAACCGGGAATTGTTATATTGTTGTCAATTATTGTTGGGGTAATCTTATTATCTGTGATGCTGCCGCTGATGAGCATCATGGCTAGTGTATAA
- a CDS encoding transglutaminase domain-containing protein, translating into MKRKRLLCLLFSFLFVLYGCNDHSNDVTPSKPSSKEEEALSDFPASPSPKIEELLLAESPEEKVLEDDDHKVHIDYSHTNLGYIRIKRLDDSGIKMKIRLTNNEKGNYWYDLNKAGVYETFPLVNGSGTYQLEVRIQVPSTGKYALVYGADIDVKLDNEQIPFLYPNQTVEYDQNSEAIQKAFALCKDDDNALKRVKSIYDFVVNDISYDYDKLEKVKDNYVLPILDETLEKKKGICFDYAALMAGMCRSQHIPCKVIVGDTERDYHAWVEVWLEGKGWIDPAILFEKDTWTRMDPTYASTHADYDGEYITKYEY; encoded by the coding sequence ATGAAAAGAAAACGATTGTTATGTCTGTTGTTTTCTTTCTTGTTTGTGCTGTATGGATGTAATGATCATTCAAATGATGTAACACCATCAAAACCATCCTCCAAAGAAGAGGAAGCCTTATCTGATTTCCCAGCATCGCCAAGTCCTAAAATAGAAGAACTGCTGCTGGCTGAAAGTCCTGAAGAAAAGGTGCTGGAGGATGATGATCATAAAGTACATATTGATTATAGTCATACCAATCTTGGGTATATTCGTATCAAACGCTTGGATGATAGTGGCATCAAGATGAAAATCAGGCTCACAAACAATGAAAAAGGAAACTACTGGTATGATTTAAATAAAGCAGGTGTTTATGAAACATTTCCACTGGTGAATGGTTCTGGAACGTATCAGTTAGAAGTTCGTATTCAGGTTCCTTCTACAGGAAAATATGCGTTAGTATATGGTGCGGATATCGATGTGAAATTAGATAATGAACAGATACCATTTTTATACCCCAATCAAACCGTGGAATATGATCAAAACAGCGAGGCGATACAAAAGGCCTTTGCATTATGTAAAGATGATGACAATGCTTTAAAACGGGTTAAGTCTATTTATGATTTTGTGGTAAATGATATCAGTTATGATTACGATAAATTAGAGAAAGTCAAAGATAACTATGTACTTCCAATACTTGATGAAACATTAGAAAAGAAAAAAGGTATTTGTTTTGATTATGCGGCACTCATGGCAGGCATGTGTCGTTCCCAACATATCCCATGCAAAGTCATTGTGGGAGATACAGAACGGGATTATCATGCGTGGGTGGAAGTTTGGCTGGAAGGCAAAGGCTGGATAGATCCTGCGATATTATTTGAAAAAGATACATGGACAAGAATGGATCCAACTTATGCATCTACACATGCAGATTATGATGGCGAATACATTACAAAGTATGAATATTAA
- a CDS encoding sigma-70 family RNA polymerase sigma factor, whose amino-acid sequence MDAFEVLYQKYKQDVYHYLLYLCKNPSLAEDLMSETFLKAYVSLHQLKKDEQVKTWLLTIARNQFLSDCRKKKITVSYEDYMDSFVKEPIPYDISMIKELIKQKDERSQRLFQMRLDGYSYAEIASALHISENSCRVIDFRLKRWLKEELKKEDAL is encoded by the coding sequence ATGGATGCTTTTGAAGTCTTGTATCAAAAATATAAACAGGATGTTTATCATTACCTGTTATATCTATGTAAGAATCCATCTCTTGCGGAAGATCTGATGTCAGAAACCTTTTTAAAGGCCTATGTTTCTTTACATCAATTGAAGAAGGATGAACAGGTCAAGACATGGCTGTTAACAATCGCCAGAAACCAGTTTCTAAGTGACTGTCGTAAAAAGAAAATTACCGTATCCTATGAGGATTATATGGACAGCTTTGTGAAAGAACCCATTCCTTATGATATCTCTATGATCAAAGAACTCATTAAACAAAAGGATGAACGCAGTCAGCGCCTGTTTCAGATGCGATTAGATGGTTATTCCTATGCTGAAATTGCTTCTGCTTTACATATATCGGAAAATTCCTGCCGTGTCATTGATTTTCGTTTAAAACGATGGTTGAAAGAGGAACTGAAAAAGGAGGATGCCCTATGA
- a CDS encoding zf-HC2 domain-containing protein — protein MNKLPCEVVMDLIPLIKDHVASKESEELVRAHIRECDNCRQYYELLEDTSFDDQKVIETIRHKRNLYLTFILLAGVITGYQLSLSYYMFINVWIMPVIGILCHMIKPVKTYRLALICAAVFTVLSLFGTLLQYGIDDGMILSTLAIFILMFVLIMIGKLLAMLLHYAWKGRWK, from the coding sequence ATGAATAAACTGCCTTGTGAGGTTGTGATGGATTTGATTCCATTAATTAAAGATCATGTTGCCAGTAAAGAAAGTGAAGAGCTTGTAAGAGCGCATATTCGAGAATGTGATAACTGCCGTCAGTATTATGAGCTATTGGAGGATACCTCTTTTGATGATCAAAAAGTCATAGAAACAATACGTCATAAACGAAATCTTTATTTAACATTTATCTTATTGGCTGGTGTAATTACAGGCTATCAGCTCTCCTTAAGCTACTACATGTTTATCAATGTATGGATCATGCCTGTGATTGGTATATTATGCCATATGATCAAACCAGTAAAAACTTATCGTCTGGCATTGATTTGCGCAGCAGTTTTCACTGTTTTATCCCTATTTGGCACTCTGTTACAATATGGCATTGATGATGGAATGATCTTGAGTACGCTTGCGATTTTTATCCTCATGTTTGTTCTTATCATGATTGGAAAACTATTAGCAATGCTGCTTCATTATGCATGGAAAGGAAGATGGAAATGA
- a CDS encoding peptidoglycan-binding protein: protein MAKIFVYDVYNDALEVFDRGENDPMPYAYGNTMLVREFRGSSRSNVLWTTNAAMEAWNATRRTYGAPIPFRYAFKRIWEGGHGRQSQHYAGVSFDVGQALSQTQRNRIWNIANDLGVWVYVEPQYLTPTWVHFDKRYGAPACSAGYPTLRQGSRGVYVLILQDALNALGYSTQTLDGIFGGNTRSALVAYQRENGLSADGIVGCGTWTRIVNEVVGIGLTPTVIDP, encoded by the coding sequence GTGGCAAAAATCTTTGTTTATGATGTATATAATGATGCTTTGGAAGTTTTTGATCGAGGAGAAAACGACCCAATGCCATATGCTTATGGGAATACCATGCTGGTACGGGAGTTTCGTGGATCATCTAGATCAAATGTTCTTTGGACGACCAATGCAGCGATGGAAGCTTGGAACGCTACTCGTAGAACGTATGGGGCACCGATTCCATTTCGATATGCATTCAAACGTATCTGGGAAGGTGGGCATGGGCGCCAGTCACAACACTATGCTGGCGTTTCTTTTGATGTAGGGCAGGCATTATCCCAAACACAACGTAATCGTATTTGGAATATCGCCAATGATTTAGGTGTATGGGTGTATGTAGAACCACAATATCTAACACCGACATGGGTACATTTTGATAAACGATATGGTGCGCCCGCATGTAGTGCAGGATATCCTACCTTACGACAGGGAAGTCGTGGTGTTTATGTATTGATTCTTCAGGATGCGTTGAATGCGTTAGGATACAGTACGCAGACATTAGATGGCATATTTGGTGGAAATACACGCTCAGCTTTAGTTGCATATCAAAGAGAAAACGGCTTAAGTGCAGATGGAATTGTTGGTTGTGGCACATGGACAAGAATCGTCAATGAAGTCGTGGGGATTGGATTAACACCTACGGTTATTGATCCATAA
- a CDS encoding ABC transporter permease subunit → MKGYLAFTKKEFMECIRSYKFMILIIVFLAFGFMNPIFAKYMPELLKSMMPVGMSMELPQPTVFDSWAQFFKNINQMGLIIFLLSFSSILSTEIQKGTLINIVTKGLSRKKILLSKMTFLVCVWTICYVTCVIVTLLYGLIFWSQWHLPHLFLSLTCVWLFGIMMCSLMLLGGVITCSSAGGLLLSGGSYIALMLMNMIPEITKYNPVTLISDNMALLQETISLDQIYPAIGVCIVLCATTYIGAVILFNRKQL, encoded by the coding sequence ATGAAAGGATATTTAGCCTTTACCAAAAAAGAATTCATGGAATGTATCCGTTCTTATAAATTTATGATTTTGATCATCGTATTTCTTGCCTTTGGTTTTATGAATCCCATCTTTGCGAAATATATGCCAGAGCTTTTAAAAAGTATGATGCCAGTGGGAATGTCTATGGAGCTTCCACAGCCAACAGTATTTGATTCATGGGCACAGTTCTTCAAGAATATCAATCAAATGGGACTTATCATCTTTCTATTATCCTTCAGCTCTATTTTATCCACTGAAATTCAAAAAGGAACCCTTATCAACATAGTAACCAAAGGATTATCAAGAAAAAAGATCCTTCTATCAAAAATGACATTTCTTGTATGTGTTTGGACAATATGCTATGTAACCTGTGTTATCGTGACGTTACTTTATGGATTGATTTTTTGGTCACAATGGCATCTTCCACATCTATTCCTTTCATTGACCTGTGTATGGTTATTTGGTATCATGATGTGTTCACTCATGCTTTTAGGTGGTGTCATAACATGTTCAAGTGCGGGTGGTTTATTATTAAGTGGAGGAAGTTATATCGCACTTATGCTCATGAATATGATTCCTGAGATCACAAAGTATAATCCTGTGACATTGATTTCTGATAATATGGCTTTACTACAAGAAACGATATCTTTAGATCAAATCTATCCAGCGATTGGCGTTTGTATTGTACTATGTGCTACTACTTATATTGGCGCAGTCATATTATTTAATCGTAAACAGTTGTAA
- a CDS encoding ABC transporter ATP-binding protein — protein sequence MSDILEIQHLKKSFGTQQVLKGIDLHVPQHSIYGFIGQNGAGKTTTMKMILGLLKSDEGSIYVCGEKVSFGETKTNAYIGYLSDVPEYYGFMNATEYMKLCADISHMETSASKLRIQELLKMVGLDAYKKKKLKGYSRGMKQRLGIAQALLNEPKLLICDEPTSALDPIGRKEILDILLQVKEKTTIILSTHILSDVERICDHIAILKDGVIALHGELNELRQAYGKNTFMIHFQKTDDLQRMYKTLSTIHDQIHIEENQMIIQSDTPEVLEKQLMEKLLEQNIMPLNFAWQQPSLEHVFMEVVQ from the coding sequence ATGAGTGATATCTTAGAAATCCAACACCTGAAAAAAAGTTTTGGTACACAACAAGTGCTGAAAGGCATTGATCTACACGTTCCCCAGCATTCCATTTATGGGTTTATTGGTCAAAATGGGGCAGGGAAAACCACAACCATGAAAATGATTTTAGGCTTATTGAAAAGTGATGAAGGCAGCATCTATGTATGTGGAGAAAAGGTAAGCTTTGGCGAAACAAAAACCAATGCTTATATCGGATATTTAAGCGATGTGCCAGAATATTATGGGTTTATGAATGCAACAGAGTATATGAAATTATGCGCTGATATCAGTCATATGGAAACATCCGCTTCTAAATTAAGAATTCAGGAGTTGTTAAAAATGGTAGGCTTAGATGCCTATAAGAAAAAGAAATTAAAAGGATATTCCCGTGGAATGAAACAGCGACTTGGCATTGCTCAGGCTTTATTGAATGAACCAAAATTATTGATATGTGATGAACCTACATCTGCATTAGATCCCATCGGCAGGAAAGAAATTCTGGATATCCTTTTACAAGTGAAAGAGAAAACAACGATTATTTTATCAACCCATATCTTAAGTGATGTAGAGCGTATTTGTGATCATATCGCAATATTAAAAGATGGTGTGATTGCACTTCATGGGGAATTAAATGAATTAAGGCAGGCATATGGGAAAAATACTTTTATGATACATTTTCAAAAGACAGATGACTTACAAAGAATGTATAAAACACTATCCACCATACATGATCAAATTCATATCGAAGAAAACCAGATGATTATTCAAAGTGATACACCAGAAGTATTAGAAAAACAGCTGATGGAGAAATTGCTTGAACAAAATATCATGCCTCTAAATTTTGCTTGGCAGCAGCCATCTCTGGAGCATGTGTTTATGGAGGTGGTACAATGA
- a CDS encoding PLDc_N domain-containing protein, with protein sequence MSLNEALPIILPLAILEIFLAVFSLIHVLRHPNYRFGNKMIWCIIVVFLQFIGPIIYFVFGRVDQE encoded by the coding sequence ATGTCACTAAATGAAGCCCTTCCTATTATTCTGCCACTAGCGATATTAGAAATATTTCTTGCGGTATTTTCTTTGATTCATGTATTACGCCATCCCAATTACCGTTTTGGGAATAAAATGATCTGGTGTATCATTGTAGTATTCCTTCAATTTATCGGGCCAATTATCTATTTTGTCTTTGGCAGGGTTGATCAGGAATGA